The Tripterygium wilfordii isolate XIE 37 chromosome 17, ASM1340144v1, whole genome shotgun sequence genome has a window encoding:
- the LOC119982532 gene encoding O-glucosyltransferase rumi homolog: MNLEVLNLNLFMKTRSSLTIVLFFFISLFIGVVTVFWINDYVAEDWFASKTSLPGSKKIENTWNCSRGNVTRTCPIDYPSTRELNQSSATTCPEYFRWIHEDLRPWQRTGISRAMLEGGQDVAYFRLVIVGGRVYVKKYKTAFQTRDVFNIWGIVQLTRLYPGMLPDLELLFYCGDRPVIKKRDYHEGSNATSPPPVFHYCGDDDSLAIVFPDWSFWGWAEINVRPWKSLLEDIKEGNKRINWKDRLPYAYWKGNVRMGERADLMKCNVSDKYDWNGRFYNQDWYKEAGEGYKNSRLEDQCTHRYKVYIEGWGWSVSEKYILACDSMTLQVKPRYFDFFMRGMKPMQHYWPIRNNSKCRDIKFAVEWGNNHTEEALAIGKAGSKFVSENLRMENVYDYMFHLLREYAKLLKYKPSIPSGAEEVCSETMACSQVGLWRKYMEESMVKCPSDKPPCIILPPYEPKALQAIIGEKERTERQLEMWETRYRESSNA, from the exons ATGAATCTTGAAGTTCTTAATTTGAATCTGTTCATGAAAACAAGATCAAGCCTAACAattgttctcttcttcttcatcagtcTCTTCATCGGTGTCGTCACGGTTTTCTGGATTAATGAT TATGTTGCAGAGGATTGGTTTGCTTCGAAAACAAGTCTCCCTGGTAGCAAAAAAATAGAGAATACATGGAATTGCTCCAGAGGAAATGTCACAAGAACATGCCCTATCGATTATCCGTCCACGCGTGAACTTAATCAATCATCAGCTACTACATGTCCCGAGTATTTCCGGTGGATCCACGAAGATCTACGGCCATGGCAACGTACCGGAATATCGAGGGCGATGCTGGAAGGAGGACAAGATGTTGCATATTTTAGACTAGTGATTGTTGGTGGCAGAGTGTATGTGAAGAAGTACAAGACGGCATTTCAAACAAGAGATGTGTTCAACATATGGGGTATTGTGCAGCTCACAAGGCTGTACCCGGGGATGCTACCAGACTTGGAGCTACTGTTTTATTGCGGAGACCGGCCTGTGATCAAGAAGCGTGACTACCACGAAGGATCCAACGCCACCTCACCGCCACCGGTGTTTCATTACTGTGGAGATGATGATTCATTGGCCATTGTCTTCCCTGATTGGAGCTTCTGGGGTTG GGCTGAGATCAATGTGAGGCCATGGAAAAGCTTGTTGGAAGACATAAAGGAAGGCAACAAGAGGATTAATTGGAAGGATAGGTTACCATATGCTTACTGGAAAGGAAATGTCAGAATGGGTGAAAGGGCTGATCTCATGAAGTGCAATGTCTCGGACAAGTACGACTGGAACGGTCGGTTCTACAACCAG GATTGGTATAAAGAAGCTGGAGAAGGATACAAGAATTCCAGACTAGAAGATCAATGCACACACAG ATATAAAGTCTACATAGAAGGATGGGGATGGTCGGTGAGTGAGAAATACATACTAGCATGCGATTCCATGACACTGCAGGTAAAGCCTCGTTACTTTGATTTCTTCATGAGAGGCATGAAGCCAATGCAGCATTACTGGCCTATTAGGAATAACAGCAAGTGCAGAGACATTAAGTTTGCTGTTGAATGGGGCAACAATCACACTGAAgag GCTCTGGCAATTGGTAAGGCAGGAAGCAAATTCGTGAGTGAGAATTTAAGAATGGAAAACGTGTACGATTACATGTTTCATTTGTTGAGAGAATACGCGAAACTATTGAAATATAAGCCAAGTATACCATCGGGAGCAGAGGAGGTGTGCTCGGAGACCATGGCATGTTCACAAGTGGGTCTATGGCGGAAATACATGGAGGAGTCAATGGTGAAGTGTCCTAGTGATAAACCCCCATGTATTATTCTTCCTCCCTATGAACCAAAGGCGCTTCAGGCCATTATTGGTGAGAAAGAGAGAACAGAGAGACAATTAGAGATGTGGGAGACTCGATATCGGGAAAGTTCGAATGCATAG
- the LOC119982533 gene encoding seed lectin subunit I-like, which translates to MILPVLLFLLAFLNQTPSSNASSRSNDVSAFSHFSFPTFTTTSCDDGALICMGSVTSKDGYLSLTPEPEDDSETLNQVSRVLFKHPVFAWPATITTTFTINMNTFPGSNNPADGITFIMAPDSNPPPVNSHGGYLGLMNSTLDGNVVGQLAVELDTFKNTYDIDNNHVGIDTTSITSPLVAKSLSAKLSSGNDIKVRIDYSPIGEILQVSMAPVNEEMTIVLSQSIKLSDTVPKSIYVGFTASTGEYRGTHRILDWEFTSVDSLETTDATNVGRGIWNIMNKA; encoded by the exons GTCAAATGATGTATCCGCCTTTAGCCACTTCAGTTTCCCCACCTTCACCACTACAAGTTGCGACGATGGTGCTCTGATATGCATGGGATCAGTTACAAGCAAAGACGGATACTTAAGCCTCACGCCGGAGCCGGAAGACGATTCCGAGACGCTAAATCAGGTTTCTAGGGTTCTGTTTAAGCATCCTGTGTTTGCATGGCCGgcaaccatcaccaccaccttcACCATCAACATGAACACTTTCCCTGGTTCTAACAATCCAGCCGATGGGATTACGTTTATTATGGCACCGGATTCTAATCCCCCACCAGTTAATAGTCATGGAGGATATCTCGGACTCATGAATAGTACATTAGATG GCAACGTTGTTGGTCAACTAGCAGTGGAGCTGGAcactttcaagaacacctatGATATAGATAACAACCATGTTGGTATCGACACTACGAGCATAACAAGTCCACTTGTAGCAAAGTCTCTCTCTGCTAAACTCAGCAGTGGAAACGATATTAAAGTCAGAATTGATTACAGTCCTATAGGAGAAATATTGCAAGTATCAATGGCACCCGTAAATGAAGAAATGACGATTGTTCTCAGTCAATCCATTAAACTGTCAGATACGGTTCCAAAATCCATATATGTGGGCTTCACGGCTTCCACAGGAGAATACAGAGGTACTCACAGGATTCTCGATTGGGAATTTACATCTGTGGATAGTTTGGAGACAACTGATGCCACCAACGTTGGACGTGGTATTTGGAATATAATGAATAAAGCATAG